TTTATTACAAGTTACCGCAGAAACCAGTCATTTTCCCGTCACTGCTATATCAGTGCTAATCGTTGGATTTATCGCTGTTATCAGTATCGGGTCTTTAACTTGGTATAATTCTAACCGTGTGGTGGGCTGGAAAAATGAGGTCGATGGTGAACCTACAAAATATTCCCAAGAGGAGAAAAGGGAAAAATCTGCCAATTATGACCGCAACATCATCTCAGCAGAAACCGCCGCCCGTATGGAAAGAGAAGGTCAAGGATTCAAAAATGTTCCTGAGTCTGAGCAGTCGGTAGATACCACTGGAGGTTATACCGTCAGTCGTGAGGGTTTAGTCAATAACTATGCCGTTGAACCTGAAATGTATGTAGACGAACCCGGAGACTTGAAAGAAAAGCAAGAAGCCGAGAAAAAGGAACGGGCTAAGGAATTAAAAGACATCAACAGTAAAGATGGAGATAAAGGGGTAGGTGTTGTATAGAAAATAAATCATCCTACTAGACATAATCTGTTTAACCTTTTTCACTCTACCCTTTTGGGGGGAATGGGAGAGGTTTTTTTTTGGCTTTCGGTCAAATAAATTTATAACCTCTCCATGATTTTTTAGGTTACTATATAAGATTAGTCGATTTCGATGTGAACGGTAACAATAGTAACAGCAAAAAAATCAAATTATGGCAGGATCTCAGGTAAACGCAGACATTTGGATCAGTGAATATATTACCCCTTACGATATATATGTTCATGGAATCACTAACATTTTGGCTCACAAAAAAACCCCCTATCAGGATATGTCCATCGTCGAAAGTGGTGCCTATGGCAAGGCCTTGGTTTTGGATGGAAAGTGGCAATCTTGTACTGGGGATGAATTTTTATATCATGAGGCGTTAGTGCATCCTGCCATGATTGCTCATCCTAACCCTGAAAATGTCCTCATTTTGGGGGGTGGTGAAGGTGCCACTACCCGAGAGGTATTTCGTTGGAATGCGGTGAAAAAAGCGATGATGGTGGATATTGATGGAGATGTGGTAGAAGCCTGTCGGGAGCATCTACCAGAGATGCACCAAGGTTCTTTTGATGATCCCCGTTTAGAATTAGTTATCGGTGATGCTTTTAATGTGTTGGATAATAGTCAGGCTCAATGGGATGTGATTATTTCTGACCTTTCTGATCCTATCGAGGAAGGCCCTTCTTTTCAACTGTTTACCCAAGAATATTTTACTCAGTTAAAAGGTTGTTTACGGGATCATGGTATTGTGGTAATTCAAGCGGGTCCTGTGGCTCCTGCTAATTTACATATTCACGGACGTTTGGTAAATACCCTAAAAACAGTGTTTAGCAATGTTCATTCTTATTTTACCCCTACCTGTACTTATGGTTCTGCTTGGGGCTTTGCCATCGCCTCTGAGCAAAGTTTTGATACCATGCCTAATCCTGAAAAAATTGATCTTCTTCTCGAGCAGAAAACTACTAATGATTTTCGCTCTTTTGATGGGGTTAGTTTATTGGGAATGTTACAAACTCCCGGTTATATCCGTCAGGCTATTAAGAATGAAACGGAAGTTTATACCATGAAAAAACCTCCCAAATTTTTCGGACAAGGGATTAATGGTTAATTTTGGACATATGAGATGAGAACAATTGACAATGGTCTAAGATCAACTAATAATAACAAAGTCAAACATAAATACAAATGAACTTAGTGACTAATAACAATAATCACTGGCGTATTTTTTTGACCATCTGCTTAGTGAGTTTAATTACCCTAACAGGATGTCAAACTACATCAGATTCTGCCGTAACTGGTGGAAGTAATAGTGAGGAAATAGAAAGCCCTATGGCTGATGTAACCCAAAACCAGTCCACTGATATAGATAACAATATAATGAATTTACCAAAATTAGAAGGAAAGGCGATCGTTGAAATGAAAGTGAAAGGGCAATCCATCACCATCGAATTAGATGGTAATAATGCACCTATCACCGCAGGAAATTTTCTCGATTTAGTAGATAAAGGGGTTTATGATGGTTTAGTTTTTCATAGGGTTGTCACCGAGCCGCAACCATTCGTAGCACAAGGGGGAGATCCTCAAGGTAAAGATCCTAATTTTCCTGTGAGTCGCTTGGGTACTGGGGGTTATATTGATCCTAATACTAATTCTCAGCGTTATATTCCCCTAGAAATCAGACCTCAATATGATGAGTCTGCGGAGGATGCCACTCCCCCTGAGATTATTTACAGTCAAACTACCGATGTGACTCCCCAATTGCGTCATGAGTATGGAGTAATTGCCATGGCACGTTCTCAGATGCCTGATTCTGCTTCTTCTCAGTTTTATTTTACCCTTGCTGATTTACCTTTTCTTGATGGTAGCTATGCTGTTTTTGGGAGAGTTACCAATGGTATGGATGTAGTTGAAGGTATTGCACAGGGCGATCGCATCGATTCTGTTCAAGTCATTAGCGGCATTGAGAACCTAAAACGATAGGAATAATAGAGAATTAAGACACAAGGGTTTTAAACCCCTTGTTACCTTAGATAATTGGTTTTCAATATAATGTGATTCCTAATATTAAAGTTGTTTTATTATCAAACTAGCAATAATAAAAAAGAAACTATAAATCATGAATCACATTCGCCATTATTTACAAAATAATCCTCCTATGTATGATTTAACCAGAAATATTTGGAGGGGTTTAAAAAAACCAAGTAATCCAACTTGGCATTTTTTGAATAACTTTTCAAAAATAAAAAAAAGAAAAGTAAATTTTGTTCAAATTGGAGCTAATGATGGTATCAAAAATGATCCAATTAGAGGATTTATTATTCGTGATAAATGGAATGGTATATTGGTCGAACCATTACCAAATGTGTTTGATGAATTAAAACAAAATTATAGTCACCTAAAAAAATCAGATCTTATTTTTGTTAACGCTGCAATATCTTCTAATACAACTTCAGGATTAGACTTTTGGACTTTTAGTGAACTATTCTTGAAAGATTTATCTCAAGATGCTCAAAAATCTTGGTTACGTAAATCATCTTTTGATAAAAATCACCTGAAAAAACATCTTAAAAAATATTATTCAAATAAAGACAAATCTTCAAAACAGGAAGATTTTTTTGAAAAAATTACCATTCCTTGTTTAAGTATTAATGATTTAATAACAACATACTGGAAAGACAAAATCGTTGACTTATTAGTTATAGACGCAGAAGGACATGAATCAGAAATAATTAATAGTATAAATTTTGATTGGTTTTATCCTGATGCAATCTTTTTTGAATCTGCTCACCTAAAAGATAAAAAAGAAATATATCAATTATTACGCCATAAAAATTATGACATAATTGATTTAGGTATGGATTCTGTAGCTACTAGAATAAACATAATTTAATCAACAAACACCATTTTTAATACTTTATTATTGTCATGAAACAAAATTTTGAACATTTTTTGATAACAAGAATTAATATTGATTGGCATATATCTAGACCAAAGACAGTTCAAGAAAGAAATGACCCAAATTTTTTAAGTTACCGATTAGATTTATTTGAACAAATATGTTTGCCTTCCGTAATAGCTCAAAAAAATCAAAACTTTAAATGGCTTCTTCTATTTGATAAAAATTTGCCAGATTCATTTCAAAAACGTATTAATGATTATCTTATAAAAGACAAAATAATATCGGTATATATAACTGACAAAAATAGTTGTTTAGAAACTATTAAATCAACAATTAATGAATATTTTGATAGTTCAAAACAATATTTAATAACAACTAATCTTGATAGCGATGATGCTCTATCTGATGATTTTGTAACCGTGATACAAAATAATTTTGCTCATCAACAATTAGAGTTTATTAATTTTCCATTTGGTTATCTTTATCGTTTTGAAGATGAACAACTTTACTTGAGAGAATGGTTAACTGCCCCTTGTCATACACTGATTGAAACATATAAAAATTTCAATACTGCTTTAAGTTATAGTCATGCAAGTATTACTAGATATAAAGTAAAGCAAATATTTACTAAGCCGATGTGGTTGATGATAGCTCACGGTAATAATGTTAGAACCTCTTATGATGTTAGTGCGGCATGGCAACCCATCAGTAGATTAAAAAATAATTTTCACATAAAATTTAAATTAGGTAATAGTTCAGATAATTTTCATCAAAATGAAAACATATTTAAGAATATTTACAAAGTGATTATCAGTAAAAAATCATGGGATACACCACAAGTAAAGTTAAGAAAAATTTTAAATATTGTTAATCCTTCTATCATAAGATCACTTAGAAAAGTAACTTATTCGATAAAAAAATAATTCTTTTTAGATAAAATCATTAAATCTACATAAATAAGTCTAATTAGCGGAATAAATATTATCATATATTTTTAAATAAATGAAGGTTGTTGTTAGTGGTGTTGGTTTAATATCCTGTTTGGGAGATACTCAAACAACTTGGGATAATATGAGTAAAGGATTATCAGGGATCAAACTATCCCAACCCTATGATTTTTTAGCAAAATATCCTTTGGGATTGATTGACCAACACCCTAGCAATATTGAACCTATAACCATTGAGGTGATTAAGGAAACCTTCAAATCTGCTCGTTTATCTCCGCCTTTGCAAAATATGGGAGTGGTGGTGGGTTCTAGTCGTGGTTGTCAGGGCAACTGGGAAGTTTTTGCCCGTGAATGGTTGGAAAATAAATGTCCTCCTCAAAATTGGTTAAATACTTTTTCTTGTCAACCTTCTACCCTCACTGCTCAATATGTTGGCTCTTTTGCCCCTGTATTGGCTCCTATGGGGGCTTGTGCGACGGGGTTAGGGGCGATCGCACAGGGGTATGAACTCATCAAACAGGGCTATTGTGAGCAAGTTATAGCAGGGGCGGTAGAAGCACCCATAACTCCTTTAACCATAGTAGGTTTTGAAAAGATGAAAGCCCTTGCGAATAATGGTTGTTATCCTTTTGCGAGGGAAAGGGAGGGGATGGTATTGGGGGAAGGAGGGGCGATGATTGTTATGGAAACGGAAGAATCTGCCCTGAAACGGGGGGCGAATATTTATGGAGAAATCAAGGGGTGGGCAATGACTTGTGATGCGGGGGGGATGACTGCACCAGAGGAGTCGGCAAATTCTGCTATTCACGCCATAAAAAGATGTTTAGCCCATGGTAATTTAACCATCAAAGATGTTGATCATATTCAAACCCACGGCACGGCAACTAAATTAAATGATCATCGGGAGGCGTTATTAATAGATAGGTTATTTTCTCATCGTCCAAAAATTAGCCATACGAAGGCTTCTATGGGTCATACTTTAGGGGCAAGTAGTGCGATCGCCACTAGCTTAACATTATTATCTCTTGATCAACAAAGATTATTGATGAACTATCAGGAAAGAGAATTAGAATATGATTTGAATTGGGTAAAAAAAACCGAAAACTATAGCTTTGAAAATTCCCTGTGTTTTAGTTTCGGTTTTGGAGGGCAAAATGCCGTAATTGCCCTTGGGAAATATAAAATTTAAGAGGCTTTTTTATCGGTCAAAGAATTTTGATTTTTAGCCTTCTTTATATTCTCTTGGGGTTGATTTTCACCCTGTCTATAGTTACTTAGAGTAATAACTGTTTGTAAGACTTTAGTTAATTCTTTTTCCAAACTATATAATTGTTGATCCACAAAATCATCAGCTTGATTGTGAATTTTTTCAGCTTCCATTAAAGCATTTTCCAAAATTTTTCTGGCTTGTTTTTCTGCATTTTCGCGCATTTTTTCAATTTCGCGCTCAGTTTGACTGCGTTTTTCTTCACAATCTTGAAATATTTTTCTTCTAACTTGACTCGCCTTAAATTGTTCTTGTTGTACCAACAAAGATTCATCTAATCTTTGGGCGGCATCCCTTTGAGCTTTATTGACTAAATTAGTAGCATATTCTTGGGCTTCTTTGATAATATAGTCTCTTTCTTCAACAATTTCCACTGCCTGACGAATACAATCGGGAAGATTTCTTCTAATTTCGTCTAGTTGTTCGTTTAATTCTCTTTCATCAATAATTACTTTACGGGTAAAGGGAATATTGATTTTTTGATAGAGTAGGTTATCCAACTCCATGATAGCGTTGTTGATGGGATAACTCATTTTATCGATAAAAGGCTCTATGGATTCAGTGTTTCTTGGTTCAAGATGCTCGTTATTAATGGGAGGTTTATATTGTGTCATGGTTATTTGATGATGCTTTGCTTTACTATAAGGTTTTTTTTGAGATGGCAATTAGATAATAACTATTGCAGAATTGATGATTGAGAAAAGTATTATTTTATATAGTATGACAGGATACTTTTAGGGAAACTCATTACACGAGTCTTTTTCTACAATAATTTGACTAACATTAAATAATAAAACTATATAACATATTATGGATTTTTTGTGGCAATAGTGATATTTTCTTGATTTAAGTAGATAATCTGATTTCTTTTTGTGATAAATAATTAAAATGTTTACTTACTTAAGTATGTCTTTAAGTAATAATGTACTGTTCGATATATATTGACAGTGATTATTTGTTCCATAGAGATTGTATGTATTCTTCTTGGATAACTTGGATGGTTTTATTCAAATTATTTAAATATTTTTCTTGGTTAAAATTGTCCGTGTGGAGAGTAAAAGAAATAATATTATCTTGACAAGTATAATTAAATCCTAGTTTTTTGATAGTTTTTAAGGCATATTTCCAAGGGCGATCGCCCATAGATACTTTTTCTTGAAAAAGACGTATATTAATAGATTTTTGATGATTAATTAAATACTTAATAATTCCTAAAAACTTTAACCATTGTTCTTGATAAAAAACCTCATCTAATAGTTTGTCAGAATTAATATTTTGAGACACTAGAGCTATGTTTTCAGGAAAAGTAGAAGCCTTACCAGTGGTGATAGAATCCCTTTGAGAGCTACATATTTTAAGGTCAATAATTCTCGGTTCATACTGATTGTGATACTTATTATAATCAAATTCAATAACCACGTCATAATTTTCATTGAGACTAATTTCACCAGAATTATGCCCCCACCAACTACCCGAAATGCCCTCGGTATTAGTACGATCACAAAGATTAAAATAAGTAACTAAATATTTAATAGTTTTATTTCCTTTTTTAGGCGAAAAATTTTTATGAAAAACATTAGAAAACCAACAATTTTGAACTAATAATTTAGGAGCAGGATTACCCATACCACAAGGTTCGATTAATTTTAATTCTCTAAATAATTCTTTGGTCAACTGAGCTACCGTTACAGTTAAATCTACATCAATAGTCGGCTGTAGTTTAGTTATATCTAATTGTTGTTTTAATTTCTGATTTATGCCATCTCGAAATAAGGATAAATTTTCCATCGGCAAAGCCAAACCTGCGGCGAAAGGATGTCCACCAAAACCAGATAAAAGATGCTTTTGGGAGAAAACCAAATCATATAAATTAATACCGCTTACCGAACGGGCTGATCCTCGTGCTAAGTTATTATTGTCAGCATTTTTCATGGTACTTAACAGAATACTTGGGCGTCCATATTCTTGGCTCAGGGCGTTGGCAACTAAGCCCAAAACTCCTGTTTCCCATTGATTATCGTCCAAGACAATTACTGCGGTGGTTGATAAATCTAAATCTTCAATTTTTTTTCGAGCCTGTTGTAATACCCTTTGTTGTAATTCTTTGCGGTTGAGATTGGCTTCTTCGGTTTGCTGGGCAAGGGTGACGGCTTCTTTCGTATCTTTGGTAGTCAGCAATTTGACACAAAAACTGGCATCTCCATGGATACGACTCACCGCATTAATCCGTGGTGCAATGCCAAAAGAAATGTCCATGGGGCGATCGCCATTACCCTTGCATAATTTAAGTAATTTGTCAACTCCATAGCGGCGAGTGTTTGCCAATCGTTTAATACCCTCTTGGGCAAGATAACGACAATCCCCCTTCAACTCTACCAAATCAGCAACTAAACCAATGGCAACCAAATCCAATAAATCCTCCACAGGTTGCTCGGGAATGTCTGGAAAAGCCTCATATAAAGCCTCCACCAACTTATAAGCCACTGCCACCCCCGAGAGATGATAAAGAGGATGAGATGATGCAAAATAACGGGGATTGATAATAGAAACCACCTCGGGGCGATGTTCAGGTAAAGTATGATGGTCAGTGACAATTATATCTATACCTAACTCCCTAGCGTAATCTATTTCCTGTAAATTAGTGCTGCCCGTGTCACAAGTGACTATTAAACTGACTCCTCTGTCTGCCAGTCTATCCATGGCTGGAATATTTAAGCCATGGGACTCCTTTAAACGATTGGGAATATAATAACTTAACTGCACCTCTGGCACAAAAAACTGCCCAAATCCTTCCCACAAAACCGAAGTAGAAGTAATACCATCGGCATCAAAATCACCCCAGATACAAACTTTTTCCCCTTTTTCTCTAGCTTTATAAAGACGATTTACAGCCCTTTTCATCTCCTGTCCAAATTCAGCCGCAGGTGTGGGTTGATAGTTACTACTATCTAAAAAAATACTTAATGCTTCTTGGGTACGGATTCCCCGATGCCATAGAAGTTGTGAAACAAAATTGCCCTGACTGGGAATTTGTTTAGTGTATTGTTGAATAAGATTTTGAAACCATGGAGGGATATTATATTTAGGGGCAATATTCCACTGATTAATCATACTTGGGGATGATGGTTGGCAACAATTAGCTGTTTTTCAATTATAAATCATTACAAAACATTGCTCTCAATTATATTTTTTTATTAAATTGTCTATCATTAAAGCTATCTTTTAAAAATTCAAATGCTGATATAATTTGCTCATTGATTAATATAAAATAACCATGTCTTTTTTACCAAAATACCGTCCTGAAAAACTATCTTTAGGATTTTTAGAACAAGAAATATTAGAGATTTTATGGGATTTAGGCACAGCCACAGTCAAGGAAATCCACGATCGCATTTTAGCTGATCCAGATCGTGAATTGGCGTATGCGTCAGTGACTACAGTTTTGCATCGTTTAACAAAAAAAGGATGGTTAAAATACGAGAAACAAGGACGTGCCTTTTGTTGGACTCCCCTTATTTCCCGTTCTCAAGCCCAAGCAATCCAATCCTATGAACAACTGCAGAATTTCCTCGCAGTCAGCAATCCTGATTTAGTCGCCTCCTTTGCCGATAGTCTTGATACTGCTAGTGTTGAGCAAATAAGTGCGATCGCCTCTCGTCTTCAACAAATCCGCCAAAAAAGAGAACAGGAGGAAAAATAAATGCACTTTCTCGTGATTGTAATTGCTATTATTTGCGCCTATATAATCAGATATATTAGTCAAATTGACTACTTCAAAAAACAAAAAAATTGGAACTATTCCCTCTTCTTTTTTATTGCCCCAGTATTACTAATTTTAATGAGTAGCATGGCAATTATCACCATGGGCTATGAAGGGCAAATGTGGGGAGTTCAAGCCACTATCATCAGCTATATCCTAGCTTGGCTATGTATTGGCTTCGCCATGATCAACCTAGTTATCTATGGTATAGAAATAAAATTAATATCTAAAAAAATAGATAAATTTGCCCAAGAAAAAGTATTAGGACATCAAGTTAAAATCCTCGAAACATCTTTTCCCTACGCAGGATTAATGGGATTTTCTCAACAAGAAAAAAGTCTGTTTAAATCCTTAAATAAATCCTATTTAGTCTTAAGTCGAGGTTTGATAAACCTACTATCTCCCGATCACCTACAAGCAGTCATTGCCCACGAAAAAGCCCATCAAACACACCATGATCCCCTCATTTTTTTCTGTTTATCCTACTGTAAAAGGATTACTTTTTGGCTACCAAATAACAATCTTATCTGGCAAGATTTGATTTTATTAAGGGAATTAAGAGCAGATCATACCGCCTCTAAATCTGTAGATTTTCTTCTCTTAGCTGAATCTTTGTTAATAGTTACCCAGAAAGCCATGGAAGAGTCAAACCCCTTAGAAGGTAACTTTATCTGTCCTTTTATTAACTTTCGTCTCAACGACAGAATAGAGGCATTAATTGATGAACAAAAAAGCCTCAATCCCTTTAAATGGTACCAATTGAGTTGGATATTATTAGTTTTTATCCCCTTCCTGACAATTCCTTTTCATCAATAAGTTTATTCACAAAAATATTCAATTAATAATGGTGAAAAAGCCTGAACATTTGTTCTCAAAAAACGATTTTAAAAACTTTGCGTTACAATGCAAACGTATCCAAAATTTAAAATGAGAACGATTTATGTTTAGAAAGAAAAAAATATTCACCCCTTTATTAGCAGTAGTTGCCATGACTGGTTTAGCCGCTTGTCAAACAGAATTAGAAGCGCCAAATGATGCCCTTTTAGGGGATGGTGCCATTGAGGAAGACGTTATGCTTGACACTCAACCCAGTATTTCCATCGCCATGAATGCTGAAGGTAGGGAATTCTCCCTCGATGGGGATGATGAAGCAAACCCCACTTTGGTAGTTTCCCAAGGCTCTACCGTAGAAGTAACTTTGTGTAGTGCAGGGGGTACCCATAACTGGGTGGTAGATGATTTAGGTATTTCTACTGCCGAGGTAAGCGATGACGGAGATTGTGACACCATCGAATTTACCGCTGATCAAGTGGGTGAGTTTGAATATTATTGTAGTGTAGGCAACCATAGAGAAGAAGGTATGGTTGGAACTCTGGTAGTGGAGTAATTTAAACCATATTTGAAAAATTTAATGAATAGTTGAGAGTAAAAATTAATCAGTTTAATAAAATTGTCCCCTATTCATTGCCAATGTTCCAATAATTTTGAGCAAGGGGCTTTAACCCCTTGTTTTCAATATATATTAATCAAACTATTGCCCATTCCCTATTACCCCCTTAACCAGAAAATGTGATCCCGAACTCAAATTAATTTCCTAGTCCAAATCTCCTTCCATGACTAATTCGGTGGCTTTGCGGGTAGACTCTTTAAATTCTTTGATGTTTACCTTGTTGAGTAAAACAATGGCAGTCAATGCCACTAATGCCTCAGAGAAAAACACGGTACTATAGGCTAACCATAGGTTTGAGCCAAATATTAATTTACCAATATCTAAAACCCAACCCCCAAGGGCAATGGCAATTCCCCTCGCCATAGCTTGAGATAAACCCCATGCACCAACGAAAGTTCCTGCTGTTTCAGCTACCGTTAAATCTAACATAAGACTCAAAGAGCCGATGGTGGTAATTCCTGCGGCGATACCAAATAATACCATAGTAGCTTTAAGAATTTCCTCATTTTGAGTTAGTCCAGCAAAAATAATTAGTAGGAAACAAGCCGCTACCAATACACAACCGATTCTCGTGGTGTTTTTCTTACCGATACGGGGAATTACTAAAAATCCCGTGGCACTATAACCCAACAAAATTCCTACCCCCCAAAAAGAGTTTAGCAGGGTGGTTTCGCCAATGCCCATGCCAAATACATCCCCCCCATAGGGTTCTAACACTGACTCTTGCATGAATAAACTGATGGTTACCATCATCAAGAAAAAGAAAAAGATAGCTGTTTGACGGGAAGAAGTTAACACCTTGAGGGCTTGACGCAAACCGATATTTTCCTGTCTTGCTTCGTTACTAGCGCGCAGATGGAAACGAGAATATTTTTTTTCGATATTCCAAGTACCAACCAAGGCAAGGATAACAACTACTCCCGCAACAAAAAGAAACAGCATATTAATGGGGGTTTGTAAATCCGCCACGGAGATTAAGGGGTTTTCTTCCGTTTCACCCACCGCAAGGCTTCCTAAAAATACATTGCCCGTAATACCGCCAATGACGATACCAACCATTAACATTGACCAAATGATAGCAACAATTTTCGAGCGAGTTTCTTCCTCAGAAATATCTACTAATAAGGCTGTGAAAGGGGTTGAACTAGCACTAAGGGCAACACCATGGAGAATGAAAATAATTCCTAAACCTACAGAGGTGCCGATAGTGACAGGATTCCATTGCCAACCACCATTAACTTCTATGTTAGTTCCCAAAATCCACACTAACTGCACGGCGATAAGAATTGTTACTCCTGCCATGACGATTCCTGTGCGGATGTAGCCTGTGCGATGAAAACCAAATATTTTTTTACCGTCTGAGAGTTGCCCTAACCATACCCTGATGGGAGCGACAAGTTGAGATAGGGCAAGGGTTCCAGCGGCAATACTGGCAGGAATGGCGAGTTCGGTAATCATGACTCGGTTTAAGACGGCAAGGGTTAAGACTGCCATTAAACCGACTCCGAGATTGAATAAGCCTAATCGGAGGATGGTAAATATATTCAATTCGGGTGGTGTTGAGATACCGTCATCGATTTCTGTGGGTTGATAATTATTTGTGGTCATTTTATATATGATACTAAATCCTGTTTTTATAATGTATCAATTATGACTGGGAACAGTCTATAACTATAAGTTAACGTCAATTCGGGATAAAGGTGTGAAGAATTAACAATTGACAATGGACAATTGACAATTATTTTATTGCCTTTTCCCCATTGCCTATTGCCTCTTGCCTCTTGCCTCTTGCCTCTTGCCTCTTGCCTTTTGCCTTTTGCCTTTTGCCTTTTGCCTCTTACTGTCAGTTTCTATGTCAAGATGATGATAAAGAAATTATAAAATTAATCCTATGACAGAAGTAAAAATCGCAAGTTACGGTGAATGGCGATCGCCCATAACCTCAGATTTAATCGTATCAGGGAGCATTGGCTTAAGTTCCGTTAAATTTGACCAAAAAGACGTTTACTGGCTCGAAAATCGTCCCTCAGAAGGTGGTAGAGCCGTTATAGTTCGCTATACCAATGGTCGAAAAGAAGATGTCACCCCTGCCCCTTTTAATGTGCGTAGTCGTGTCCATGAGTATGGCGGAGGAGCATTTTTGATCAAAGATGGTGTAATCTATTTTAGTAATTATGCAGATCAAAGGGTATATGTGCAAAAAATAGGGGAACACCCCCAACCCCTCACCCCCGAATCACAGGTGAGATATACCGACTTTTGCCTTGATAAAAGCCGTAATCGTTTAATTTGCGTTGCTGAAGATCATAGTAACCCCGAAAAAGAACCAGAAAACAAACTTGTCACCATCGATTTAAACTCAGGGGAAGTAAAAAATCTCGTGCAGGGTGCAGACTTTTACACCTCCCCTCGCCTCAGTCCTGATGATTCCCAGTTAGCATGGTTATGTTGGCATCACCCTTATATGCCGTGGGAAAGTACCCTTTTACATCTTGCTACTTTTGATGAGCAGGGGGAAATTAAAGATAGTGAAATCGTGGCAGGAAGCGAAACCGAATCTATTTGTCAGCCAGAATTTAGTCCTAACGGTACTTTACATTTTAGCAGCGATCGCACCGATTGGTGGAATTTATATCGCCGAGAAAAAGACGGCACCCTAACCCCCCTATACCCCCTCAATGCTGAA
The sequence above is a segment of the Cyanobacterium stanieri PCC 7202 genome. Coding sequences within it:
- a CDS encoding hypothetical protein (KEGG: cyc:PCC7424_1938 hypothetical protein~SPTR: Putative uncharacterized protein); its protein translation is MELLLQVTAETSHFPVTAISVLIVGFIAVISIGSLTWYNSNRVVGWKNEVDGEPTKYSQEEKREKSANYDRNIISAETAARMEREGQGFKNVPESEQSVDTTGGYTVSREGLVNNYAVEPEMYVDEPGDLKEKQEAEKKERAKELKDINSKDGDKGVGVV
- a CDS encoding spermidine synthase (PFAM: Spermine/spermidine synthase~TIGRFAM: spermidine synthase~COGs: COG0421 Spermidine synthase~InterPro IPR001045~KEGG: mar:MAE_08080 spermine synthase~PFAM: Spermine synthase~PRIAM: Spermidine synthase~SPTR: Spermidine synthase) produces the protein MAGSQVNADIWISEYITPYDIYVHGITNILAHKKTPYQDMSIVESGAYGKALVLDGKWQSCTGDEFLYHEALVHPAMIAHPNPENVLILGGGEGATTREVFRWNAVKKAMMVDIDGDVVEACREHLPEMHQGSFDDPRLELVIGDAFNVLDNSQAQWDVIISDLSDPIEEGPSFQLFTQEYFTQLKGCLRDHGIVVIQAGPVAPANLHIHGRLVNTLKTVFSNVHSYFTPTCTYGSAWGFAIASEQSFDTMPNPEKIDLLLEQKTTNDFRSFDGVSLLGMLQTPGYIRQAIKNETEVYTMKKPPKFFGQGING
- a CDS encoding peptidyl-prolyl cis-trans isomerase cyclophilin type (PFAM: Cyclophilin type peptidyl-prolyl cis-trans isomerase/CLD~COGs: COG0652 Peptidyl-prolyl cis-trans isomerase (rotamase) - cyclophilin family~InterPro IPR002130~KEGG: npu:Npun_F3639 peptidyl-prolyl cis-trans isomerase, cyclophilin type~PFAM: peptidyl-prolyl cis-trans isomerase cyclophilin type~SPTR: Peptidyl-prolyl cis-trans isomerase, cyclophilin type) encodes the protein MNLVTNNNNHWRIFLTICLVSLITLTGCQTTSDSAVTGGSNSEEIESPMADVTQNQSTDIDNNIMNLPKLEGKAIVEMKVKGQSITIELDGNNAPITAGNFLDLVDKGVYDGLVFHRVVTEPQPFVAQGGDPQGKDPNFPVSRLGTGGYIDPNTNSQRYIPLEIRPQYDESAEDATPPEIIYSQTTDVTPQLRHEYGVIAMARSQMPDSASSQFYFTLADLPFLDGSYAVFGRVTNGMDVVEGIAQGDRIDSVQVISGIENLKR
- a CDS encoding methyltransferase FkbM family (TIGRFAM: methyltransferase, FkbM family~InterPro IPR006342~KEGG: gme:Gmet_2335 methyltransferase FkbM~SPTR: Methyltransferase FkbM;~TIGRFAM: methyltransferase FkbM family) — protein: MNHIRHYLQNNPPMYDLTRNIWRGLKKPSNPTWHFLNNFSKIKKRKVNFVQIGANDGIKNDPIRGFIIRDKWNGILVEPLPNVFDELKQNYSHLKKSDLIFVNAAISSNTTSGLDFWTFSELFLKDLSQDAQKSWLRKSSFDKNHLKKHLKKYYSNKDKSSKQEDFFEKITIPCLSINDLITTYWKDKIVDLLVIDAEGHESEIINSINFDWFYPDAIFFESAHLKDKKEIYQLLRHKNYDIIDLGMDSVATRINII
- a CDS encoding hypothetical protein (PFAM: Protein of unknown function (DUF3118)~KEGG: cyn:Cyan7425_2169 hypothetical protein~SPTR: Putative uncharacterized protein); translated protein: MKQNFEHFLITRINIDWHISRPKTVQERNDPNFLSYRLDLFEQICLPSVIAQKNQNFKWLLLFDKNLPDSFQKRINDYLIKDKIISVYITDKNSCLETIKSTINEYFDSSKQYLITTNLDSDDALSDDFVTVIQNNFAHQQLEFINFPFGYLYRFEDEQLYLREWLTAPCHTLIETYKNFNTALSYSHASITRYKVKQIFTKPMWLMIAHGNNVRTSYDVSAAWQPISRLKNNFHIKFKLGNSSDNFHQNENIFKNIYKVIISKKSWDTPQVKLRKILNIVNPSIIRSLRKVTYSIKK